GGTTGCAAGATCACCTAGCATTGGATGAAGGAAATACAAATGGTAccatttgattcaaaactttgtgaTTTGTGAAGTTTTCGACGTGGCTACTTGGGCCTTGGACGTGTCACATGATCTGGGCTTACAtcttgaaatgatatgaaaaagatAGATaaaaggtgtggataaaacctatacatcgtACTACCCTCTCAGAGCCGCTGCAGTCCGTGCCGTGGACAGCCAAGGTGGTACCCGATCCGTATCTATTTTGGCAGTAGATGTATTTATGATCGTCTTAGACATTTTCAACATACCGTCGCATCACATCTAAGAAAAATGTAAAATGCGGTGCATGCTATTTCGAGGTTgttaaggaaacggattggctactcccctgacaccagcccggtggctgatggtcggtgctacaTGGGGCCtgccatcatgtatgtgtttcatacattttgtttatccattttttaaaatcattttatagcttcttactaaaaatgagaggaatataaatgccaggtggactacaccacagtaaaacaatagtgattggatattcatcattaaaatcctcttcagacccactgtattgtttatttgatatccaatttgttaattaggtcatacagccccaaataaaagaaaataaacaaagatcagcttgattcaaaacttttatggtcttcgaaaagtttttaatgatattcattcaacactgtttcatatgatatggtccacttgagattgggatatacctttttttttttttaccatattataaaatgatatgtgaaaataaacctacatcatggatgaaacacataaaccatggtgaggccacagagcaccgtccaccagccattggccggtggaagggagtagccgatccgttcccCTGTGGACAGCCAGGGTAATACCCGATCCGTGTCTATTTTGGCCGTAAATGCATTTATGGCCGTCAACCCATCACATCTAAGAAAAATGTAAAATGTGGCACACGTCACGTGCTACTTCGGAGTTGTTAAACGGTCAGAAAAACATGGAACCTCCATTTACTGAGACTGATCGTTCGCTTCATGTGTACACGCTTTTATAAAAGTGGATGACCCTGCCGTATTCACTGTAACCTACCTAGGTGGCCTTAGACATTATAATTTCCCAATTGGAAGGGTGTTGTTGGGGTCAGCCTCACTCAGAGACTTTTGTGttgaaaaaatattattttttaaaaattgtggCAGTACCCTTTGAATAATGATACAGGGTGACGAAGCTTACTAAGGAAAGAGTACATTTTCTCCTGGGTCACCGCTCGTATCTCGTCATTTTCTTGAAGGTTCTAGAGGACtctgttttttttctctttttttttttcgggttTGTCCTGCAACACAACCGCTTGAAACTTGGAAGGAACAACTGGTGGATTGAGGTCGTCTATCAAGTGCGACCATTTTTAACGAAGTGGGGCAGAGTGAAAGACAAGAAATCATTTTGTTCTAAAAAATAATCATTGAATTtataaaaagaataaaattttttaaataataaacaaaagtgaatatatatatatatatatatatatatatatatatatatatatatatattatatgtgtgtgtgtgtgtgtgtgtgtgttgaccaTTCTTAATCTAATTTATAATAGGTAAATTTTTCTATAGTAAAAATTgcttaaatagtaaaaatatactTAAACCTAATCAAACTCGTAAGAAAAGGGACTCCAGATCATAATTGGATTCTTAAAACtttgaaattaaaaaattaataataaattttaatataaaattctaatttgatttgatttctaaaatgattgaattttaaaAAGTTGTGCGGACGTTAGCAAAATTAAACCTTAGGCAATTGGTCCAGACACGGAGCTTCTTGATTACTTTTCAATTTTATCCATTTACCCAATAGAGCTCCACCTTAAAGTTGCAATCTTATCCCTCTATTAATGAATCATCATGCATTTACCCCTCCTACATCAGTACATATCCTCTAGTTAAAGATAACTAATCTTCAAAATAATCATTGGTTGCATATGATCCATCAGCAAATGACACTTAATAATGAGAAAGATACTACCATGCTTTTAGAAAAATTAATAACATAAGCATGATTATTGATTTTCACGAATATCTGTCGGTGGGATCAAGAACATAGTTGGACCAATCTCACAGCTGGAATCATCAACTACCCAGCTTGGATTCATGCTGGAAAACATGTTATTTTAGGAatgtatttataatattttgaaTGACTTAACCTtccacaaatattttattatatcgTTGCACAGGTGTTGAACGCTCGTACCAATTCCTTGTCGGCAGGAAAAGAAATTAACCTTTTCACAGTTGCTTCAAATGACCACTCTCCCGCGATTTTTAGCAAACCTTGTCCTCAACTTGCACTTTCACACGCATTTGATGTACGGATTCTCATTATTTAGACATCCATCATTGTTTGTTAGTCCAAAGCCATTCTTAAGAGCTTAGGTGCAGAATCACATTACTTGAGGATCATGGATGCAGATTGGCTGGTGACCCTTACACCTAATAGCTGGTGGAAaagccctgtggggcccaccataatgcatgtgctttatctGCAATGTCCATCCACTCCGCTAGCCCATTTTAGGTATGAATCTGAAAacaaggcagattcaaagcttaggtggaccacatcacagaaacagtggatattgaaggcttaccattgaaaacttcctgggtcCAATCACAATGTTTGtttatcatctaacctgttcataaagtcacatgaatgatgggaaaacatgaatatcatattgatccaaaactttttgtagCCTTCAAGAGGTTTCAAATATGAGGCATACAATCATTGTTTCTAATGATGTggtcggaaacggattggatacCCCTTACACTAGCCAATAGGTGGTgattggtgctccgtgggccccatcatgatgtatgtgtttcatctatcttgtccatctatttttacatatcattttacagtatgaaaccaaaatgagatatatctcaatcttaagtggaccacattacaggaaatagtgttgaatgagcgtcgaccattaaaaaatattttggggccataaaattttggatcaacctgatttttgtttttttccttcatctgggttgtataacctaatcaacatagtggatgttaaataaacagtacagtgggccttaggaggattttaatgatggatatccaaccattatttttttcatgtggtgtggtccacttgagatttatatacctctcatttttaggatcaagccataaaatgatcggtaaaaatggatgaacggaatggatgaaacatatacatcatggtggggcccaaagtgaaTTGACCACGGCAACGCGGCTcatgttagggggagtagccaatccgtttgcaTGGataaaacggaagcggattgcctggtgtacctcacaccagctatatatatgttgtattgatgtcagtaagttctatggatctgatcatgagatatgtgttatatccaaactgttcatccatttgacgagctcgtcttaaggcttgagaagaaaaataagacagatctaacaatcaagtggatcacaatgcaaaaagtagtgggggattgaacgtctaccattaaaaccttttttagggtcatggaagttttggatcaatatgaaatttgcttttcctcttagtttaggtctttgtgaacttatgaacagatgggatggaaaataaacattatggtgagccctacaaattttgtaaaggtgaaaatcattatctctgctgttatttgtggtgtggtccagataatctctagatatgattcatttttttataatactctaaaatgatctctaaaaatcgataaacggtgtagatataataaatacatcactgcagctatttagctggtgtgaggtacactagccaatcgggCTTccagataaaacatatgcatcgtggtgggtcccacagagcttttccaccaACTACCCAACTGGTGcaggggtcactagccaatccaaGTCCAAGGATCATACGATGCTGCAGATGTACAAGGCCGTTCTTGTTTTCACGTCGTCATAGAAATGAATATTTAATGTTATTATTATGTTATTAGGTGGTCCACAatcaaaattagaaaaacataaaaataaaataattccagACTTTGAACAGAAATGACTGACCATCACACGTTCTATAGTGCTGGCCACAGTCAATCACAGGAAAGTGTAATGAAGGCAGGAAGATTTGAATGCAGTTCATTATGGTGACCGTTGTCATGGGACCCTATTTGGTCTGTTGCCAGTTCATTTTGTTCCTGGTTGTATGATTGAAGAATCAAGGCCATCAATTTTGTTGGCCTTTAAGTGGATTGTAGCGCTATCCATCTGATATGTACTTCTTTCACatatagggcatgtttggataggaAGTTTTAAGAGTACAAAGTGTAGATTAAAAGTATAGTCATTATAATTTTTCAATATTTGTTTTAACTCATAATTTAACAAATACTTTAATAGTCAAATacaaatgtaataaaagaaagaCTAATTATTACAAGCTTATAATACATAGCGtagaaatctcatttccattagTGGAAAGTTATAGCATATTTTTTTGTTGATTAGACATCACAGTGATATAAGAGCCTATTTGTTTTAGAGCTTACATCACAATAATgtactataatattatataaatggATGATGATTACCACTGCGACaatagtaattaaaaaaaaagggtatgCTATACTACTCTCATAGCTTTAATTTTTGAATATGCATGTAAAGTATACACCATGAATAGATACATTTGGATAATTTAcataatatgtgttgtatccacactaccTACCCATTTTGCAATATCTTTTTAGAGCATGACTCCAAAAATAAGAAagacgtggaccacaccaaagacaCCAgtggacaatgacacccaccattgaaaccttcttatagcCTACtaagatgtttattttccatccaactggtTAATGAGGTCAtatagacttagatgaagggaaaacacaaatatcagcttcatcccaTGCTTCCGTCGACTGCAGGAAGTTTCAATAaaaggcattcaattcccactgctttctatggtgtgatcaATTTCTGATTTGGATGTGCCTCACTTTTTGACTCTTTTCATAAACTGATCtcacaagatggatggacagtgcggatataacacatatgatggtgggcccacaaaactaagCAATGTCAACGTACGTCCACCCATTTAAGTAATGGGTAATTCCAGCGGATTATTATGATTTGCTAGCTTGTTTGTCCAATCAATGATAAGAACCAACAATGTGAGTTTTACACCACGGTTGTTTTTTAAGGAGCCAAACAAGTAATAAAAGTATTATAACTGTACTTTTATCACGTGTGTATTCAGCCACAAGAAATCTCGGCTAAATTACCGTTTAAGTAAGTGATAAATATTGTAATTTATAATTATTGCACTTCTATAATTCATCACCATGCAATACAGCCATCCAAacacccatatccatagctcaagtggtagactgactaaaagatacctcgtttcaacactatggtcttggtatcaattccctagtgggggtggctaacactgaagtgtgaactgacagtgggtgtacaagctaaccaaaaaataaataaaaatacagcCATCCAAACATGCCATCTCAACCACTGGAAATATGTTGCGGCTGTCCTTCTGGAATTGAAGATATGAAAGATGAGGATACCATGTTGGAAGGGAGTTTCTTCACCATCTACAGTAGGTCCACTTGATTGATGGTCCAGATGCACAAACCCAGGCAACGACTGAACTAAGATGGAGACTGTTATTCTAGACCGTATTTAGATTTTCCAATTCAATTCAACGACGTATTAAATACTGTTCAACGTATTAAATactgttgttttcaaaatattcGTCAACAAACGTTCGTCACCACTCAGGACAGGTTATTCGAGTCTCCATAAACGATTAGATACTTCGGCAAGTACCGTGAGATGGCCATACTGCACCTTCTGTCCAGCCATAATGTCACGTATTTTAGAGATCCTAGCCGTTGATTACGTAGTTCTCATTGCCAAAATCAAATGGCTTGAAAATCAGTCTGACACGagaattgggtgggccacaccaaagaaatcaATGGATGGCCTGTGATCTTAACCAGTATACAGGTCTGGCCCACCTAACGAGTGTATCCTCCTGATATTTATGATGTCCAATATTTTCCTAGCTCTGATGCCCTACACGTGGGAAATTGTGGTGTATATTTTAAGGCAAGAGTTGATAATTCCTCCCCAAACTTATTTACAATGATGACAATTATAGTGGAGCCTACTTAATCGCTCAAATTAAATAATCCAATGGTCATATCTAAACCAAtgatcaagtgtggcccaccttataagaGTCTTATACATACTACCATCAAAACAATCGCACGTGGCATCGTTCATCAAAGCCCTTTAATAGATGGGCCCTACTAATTTGTAGATGACCTCTACCGTGAGTCAAGCCAGTGCTAATCCAGCCGTTGGATGGGCAACACTGTATGAAAATAATCgatggatgaaaagaaaatgggcagATGGTTGGGTCATATCTGGGTGGTGGGCCAGACCATTTGGAATGATAGGCCTCACCATTTTCCTAGTTAGAGACATTTGTCTAAACCATTTGTCTTATTCATACGAATGACTTGAAAACCAGCAACCATAACTAATATTTTGGAGAAATTGCAACATCTGTTCTCTATATAAGCTATCATTGCTCTCCAACATTTCCGGCCAACAAATAGAAatagagaaagaaggaaagaagaagaagccaacttgatctttcctttttttattttgccTTTCACTGATTCTTGAAAGAAAAACATGGAAAACCCAAGCACACATTTCATCatattttgtgtttttctttttctacttATCTTTCATTTAGCCCAACAACATCACAAGAAGTTGGTAATGGATTTTTAGAACAGCATAAAATTTATTGCCTTTCTGCTTCGCTCTCTAATGTTTTACTAATCTAtggttttaattatttttttattttatggtgCAGAGGATGAGAGGGAGTTTGATTATGTGAAAGGGAGTGGTAAGGGGCCTGAAAATTGGGGAGATATACATGAGGAATGGGCAATGTGTAAGAATGGAGATATGCAGTCTCCAATCGATTTGTTGCATGAAAGAGTGCAGGTAGTGTCCCATTTAAGGAGATTAAAAAGGCATTACAAGTCATCCAATGCGACCCTCAAGAATAGAGGACATGATATAATGGTAATATTAGAATACAATCCTCTAGCATTTGTTTTTAAAGTTCCTATTGCGTTTGTTCACAATCAATCACAATGGCATGTACCGCTACATGGGAGGTAGATGGTCGCAACCATCCATCTTGTCAGTGTTATTTGCATTAATGGTCAGTCTCATAATCACACTAGATTATGATCCTACCTATTGATTTATGGAATTAATGTCGAAGTGTGGTCCGTCAACTATACTTACCAATGAACAAATCATCCTTTCAACATTTTGTTGATTGTGGCCCATCTTACTAGCACCCACGACATGGACAGTTCTGATCATCAGACCATTTCTACTTGTGGCCTCGATGGGACTATATATTTTGCCGGGATTGAGTCATGCAATATGCAACACCAACTCTTTGTTCTTGAAGTAAGACTAAACTAGTTCTCTAAAATTTCCAATATCGgggaataattttttttcttaaaagttCATTAAGTAGGGAATTTATGACATTTTGTCGGTTAAAAGACGTTATTGTTATGTAATTTTCAAAATTCTTGTTATTGATGGATGCAGTTGAGATGGATTAATGGGGCAGGATCAATTCATGTTAATGGAACTGAATATGTACTACGACAGTGCCACTGGCACTCTCCTTCAGAGCACACCATAAATGGCAAGAGGTATGGTGCTACCTGTCCTGT
This DNA window, taken from Magnolia sinica isolate HGM2019 chromosome 14, MsV1, whole genome shotgun sequence, encodes the following:
- the LOC131225337 gene encoding alpha carbonic anhydrase 7-like codes for the protein MPSQPLEICCGCPSGIEDMKDEDTMLEGSFFTIYKKHGKPKHTFHHILCFSFSTYLSFSPTTSQEVEDEREFDYVKGSGKGPENWGDIHEEWAMCKNGDMQSPIDLLHERVQVVSHLRRLKRHYKSSNATLKNRGHDIMLRWINGAGSIHVNGTEYVLRQCHWHSPSEHTINGKSYDLEVHMVHESSNGQVAVVGIMYKIGRPDSFLLELMEHIRSIADIHEMERDVGVVNPRHLKMGSRKYYRYLGSLTTPPCKQDVIWTMVKKVRTVSREQVKLLRMAVNDNAEMNARPSQPINEREIHFYTPRLSDVDGVRP